A genome region from candidate division KSB1 bacterium includes the following:
- a CDS encoding GTPase domain-containing protein: MHIDWKHNEIRFKIVYYGPGLGGKTTNLEYIYGSLNPERRGKLISFKTREERTMYFDFMPLSLGPIDGKRPRFDLYTVPGQQHYGYGRKLVIHGADVIVFVADSQMDRRADNINSLKELNQLLNNQGLALGQVPWLLQYNKRDLNNIDTVQTLQLHLNRQHVPFFEASAIKGKGVMETLKLAIKCAVEYA, from the coding sequence ATGCATATTGACTGGAAACACAACGAAATCCGATTCAAAATCGTTTATTACGGACCGGGGCTGGGTGGAAAGACCACAAATCTGGAATATATTTACGGATCCCTAAATCCGGAACGGCGCGGAAAATTAATATCGTTCAAGACGCGTGAAGAACGCACCATGTACTTTGACTTTATGCCCCTGTCTCTGGGCCCCATAGACGGCAAACGGCCGCGGTTTGACCTGTACACGGTTCCGGGACAACAGCACTACGGTTACGGACGCAAGCTGGTCATTCACGGTGCAGATGTTATTGTGTTTGTCGCGGACTCGCAAATGGACCGACGCGCTGATAATATCAACAGCCTGAAAGAATTGAATCAGCTGCTGAACAATCAGGGACTCGCCCTGGGCCAGGTCCCCTGGCTGCTGCAGTATAACAAACGCGATCTGAACAATATTGACACTGTTCAAACCCTCCAATTACATCTTAACCGACAACATGTTCCCTTTTTTGAAGCCTCTGCCATCAAGGGCAAAGGCGTAATGGAAACTTTGAAATTGGCCATCAAATGTGCCGTTGAATATGCCTGA